The following are encoded in a window of Heterodontus francisci isolate sHetFra1 chromosome 2, sHetFra1.hap1, whole genome shotgun sequence genomic DNA:
- the edn1 gene encoding endothelin-1 → MLKMEFNVFFSLLSLLWGLHFSTGSPLSGDEVTVSGASSAGHASSSVPRRLSRSKRCSCSSFLDKECIYFCHLDIIWINTPERIVPYGLGSSPRVRRSVKKKLATLAESRPRCECSSQEDLVCWQFCEDGLQTPRFPIKTKVQKHYLEEALDRMGQNKQDCTGLKCVYQRLLSITKKLEPEDGKHLPTSMKWVYRIKKARQDSHNRLKSLPVSMAGPVAQCRDCKR, encoded by the exons ATGTTGAAAATGGAGTTTAACGTGTTCTTTTCTCTGCTATCTCTGTTGTGGGGGTTACACTTTTCAACAG GATCCCCGCTCTCGGGTGATGAAGTGACCGTGTCTGGCGCCTCCTCTGCCGGCCACGCTTCTAGCTCCGTTCCCCGCCGGCTCAGCCGTTCCAAGCGTTGTTCCTGCTCCTCTTTTCTGGACAAGGAATGCATCTACTTCTGTCACTTGGACATCATCTGGATCAACACACCCGA GCGGATTGTCCCGTACGGACTGGGCAGTTCCCCTCGGGTCAGACGGTCTGTGAAGAAGAAATTGGCAACGCTGGCGGAATCGAGACCTCGATGTGAATGCAGCAGCCAAGAAGATCTTGTGTGCTGGCAATTCTGTGAAGATGGGCTGCAGACACCAAG ATTTCCAATCAAGACCAAAGTACAAAAGCACTACCTAGAGGAAGCATTAGATAGAATGGGCCAAAACAAACAGGACTGCACAGGACTGAAATGTGTTTATCAACGTCTCCTTAGCATCACAAAAAA GTTGGAGCCAGAAGACGGCAAGCATTTACCTACATCGATGAAATGGGTATACAGAATAAAGAAAGCGAGACAAGACAGTCACAATAGACTGAAGAGTTTACCAGTTTCCATGGCAGGCCCTGTAGCACAATGCAGGGACTGCAAGCGCTGA